Proteins encoded by one window of Clostridium bornimense:
- the prfA gene encoding peptide chain release factor 1 — protein sequence MMLDRLNFIENKYDELSVKISDPSVMADQKEWQKLCKEHSELEVIVTKYKEYKKACDDLEYNKEMLQDSDTDAEMKEMIEEEIKELNAVKEESAKELRILLLPKDPNDSKNVYVEIRAGAGGEEAALFAANLTRMYVKYAEKHRWTVETMSINATDIGGFKEIVFMIKGNGAYSMLKYESGVHRVQRVPDTESSGRIHTSTATVAVLPEVDDVEIDINPNDLRIDVFRASGNGGQCVNTTDSAVRITHIPTGLVVSCQDEKSQLKNKEKAMKVLKARMFEMEEAKRNAAIAEDRKSQVGTGDRSERIRTYNYPQGRVTDHRIGLTLYKLESFLNGEIQEVIDALITEDQAKKMEAMGNAGEM from the coding sequence ATAATGTTAGATAGACTTAACTTTATTGAAAATAAATATGATGAATTATCAGTAAAAATATCAGATCCATCAGTTATGGCGGATCAAAAAGAATGGCAAAAGCTTTGTAAGGAACATTCTGAATTAGAAGTTATAGTTACTAAATATAAAGAATATAAAAAGGCATGTGATGATTTAGAATATAATAAAGAGATGTTACAAGATTCAGATACTGATGCTGAAATGAAAGAAATGATAGAAGAAGAAATAAAAGAATTAAACGCAGTAAAAGAAGAAAGTGCGAAAGAACTTAGAATTTTATTATTACCTAAAGATCCTAATGATTCTAAAAATGTTTATGTAGAAATAAGAGCTGGAGCAGGTGGAGAAGAGGCAGCATTATTTGCCGCTAATTTAACTAGAATGTATGTAAAATATGCAGAAAAACATCGTTGGACTGTAGAGACTATGTCTATAAATGCTACTGATATTGGTGGGTTTAAAGAAATAGTATTTATGATAAAAGGTAATGGAGCTTATTCCATGTTAAAATATGAATCAGGAGTTCATAGAGTTCAAAGAGTTCCAGATACAGAATCAAGCGGAAGAATTCATACATCTACAGCTACTGTTGCAGTTCTACCAGAAGTAGATGATGTAGAAATTGATATAAATCCAAATGACTTAAGAATTGATGTATTTAGAGCGTCAGGTAATGGTGGACAATGCGTTAATACAACAGATTCAGCGGTAAGAATTACTCATATACCTACTGGACTTGTAGTTTCATGTCAAGATGAAAAATCACAGCTTAAAAATAAAGAAAAAGCTATGAAAGTGTTAAAAGCTAGAATGTTTGAGATGGAAGAAGCAAAAAGAAATGCAGCAATAGCAGAAGATAGAAAGAGCCAAGTAGGTACTGGGGATAGAAGTGAAAGAATAAGAACATATAACTATCCACAAGGTAGAGTTACAGATCATAGAATAGGATTAACTCTTTATAAGTTAGAAAGTTTCCTTAATGGAGAAATTCAAGAAGTTATAGATGCTTTAATAACAGAAGATCAAGCTAAGAAAATGGAAGCTATGGGGAACGCGGGAGAAATGTAA
- the prmC gene encoding peptide chain release factor N(5)-glutamine methyltransferase, translating to MKIREALNKGSNILKESEIEYFKEDALELLSVILDTDKINIILNGEELLDSDKEEQYFNWIERRSKKEPLKYIIGYAEFFGLVLKVKNGVLIPRVDTETLVEEVIAIEKEKKNILDMCCGSGAIGIALAKNIKNVTVTLADISKIAEEVTKENIDRLDIENAKFIHSNLFENIETNRFDVIVSNPPYIRTDVIETLMEDVKDYEPHLALDGGEDGLYFYDKITKEAIRHLCEGGYLCYEIGYDQGNEVRKLMENSGFKDVRIVKDLAGNDRVAIGHL from the coding sequence ATGAAAATTAGAGAAGCGTTGAATAAGGGGAGTAATATCTTAAAAGAGTCAGAAATTGAATATTTTAAAGAAGATGCCCTTGAGCTTCTATCTGTTATATTAGATACAGATAAGATTAATATAATTTTGAATGGGGAAGAATTATTAGATAGTGATAAAGAAGAGCAATATTTTAATTGGATTGAGAGAAGAAGTAAAAAAGAACCATTAAAATATATAATAGGATATGCAGAGTTTTTTGGCCTTGTATTGAAGGTGAAAAATGGTGTATTAATACCTAGAGTAGATACAGAGACTTTAGTAGAAGAAGTTATTGCAATAGAAAAAGAAAAAAAGAATATTTTAGATATGTGTTGCGGAAGTGGAGCTATAGGAATAGCATTAGCTAAAAATATAAAAAATGTAACGGTAACTTTAGCTGATATTTCGAAGATTGCAGAAGAAGTAACTAAAGAAAATATAGATAGATTGGATATAGAGAATGCAAAATTTATTCATAGTAATTTATTTGAAAATATAGAAACAAATAGATTTGATGTGATAGTGAGTAATCCACCGTATATTAGAACTGATGTAATAGAGACGTTGATGGAAGATGTGAAAGATTATGAACCTCATCTAGCATTAGATGGTGGGGAAGATGGATTGTATTTTTATGATAAAATAACAAAAGAAGCTATCAGACATCTTTGTGAAGGTGGTTATTTATGCTATGAAATAGGATATGATCAAGGAAATGAAGTTAGGAAATTGATGGAAAACTCAGGGTTTAAGGATGTAAGAATTGTCAAGGATTTAGCAGGTAATGATAGGGTAGCTATAGGTCACCTTTAG
- a CDS encoding DUF1385 domain-containing protein, which yields MGKKNVGGQAVIEGVYMRGESGCGTAVRLESGKIKASFDNKMPLNKRKGLWSKPFIRGVVGLIDSMVEGISKLNYSASFFEEVEAESKFEKWLEDKFGDKLNSIISVVTIIFSVFISLGLFMFIPTALANIFKKIGIESTIMLNLIEGLIRIGIFFSYIVLISKLDDIKRLFQYHGAEHKTIFAYEKGLELTPANAKKQSRFHPRCGTNFMFLVMVVSILLFSFTGWGNAFERLFWRIVLLPVVAGTTYEIIRWLGKSDSKLSNILAYPGLRFQRLTTREPDEKMLEVAIIALKLAEGIITVSDVENMYKENHDEEVFPIEMKEAVGGKNEN from the coding sequence ATGGGAAAAAAGAATGTTGGGGGTCAAGCAGTAATTGAAGGTGTCTATATGCGCGGAGAAAGTGGATGTGGCACAGCTGTACGATTGGAATCAGGGAAAATAAAAGCTAGTTTTGATAATAAAATGCCTTTAAATAAAAGAAAGGGGCTTTGGTCTAAACCATTTATAAGGGGAGTAGTTGGATTAATAGATTCTATGGTAGAAGGAATATCAAAACTAAATTATTCAGCTTCTTTTTTCGAAGAAGTAGAAGCAGAGAGTAAGTTTGAAAAATGGTTAGAGGATAAGTTTGGAGATAAATTAAATAGTATTATTTCTGTAGTCACAATAATTTTTTCTGTTTTTATATCTTTAGGTTTATTTATGTTTATTCCAACAGCATTGGCAAATATATTTAAAAAAATTGGTATAGAATCTACTATCATGTTAAATCTTATAGAAGGTCTAATAAGAATAGGTATATTTTTCTCATACATAGTGCTTATTTCAAAATTAGATGATATAAAAAGATTATTTCAATATCATGGTGCAGAACATAAAACAATTTTTGCATATGAAAAAGGATTAGAGCTTACTCCTGCCAATGCAAAAAAACAAAGTAGATTTCATCCACGTTGTGGTACTAACTTTATGTTTTTAGTAATGGTGGTTTCTATATTATTATTCTCATTTACTGGATGGGGAAATGCTTTTGAAAGATTATTTTGGAGAATAGTTTTATTACCAGTAGTGGCAGGGACAACTTATGAAATAATAAGATGGCTTGGAAAGAGTGATAGCAAATTATCTAACATATTAGCTTATCCAGGATTACGATTTCAAAGATTAACTACAAGAGAACCAGATGAAAAAATGCTAGAAGTAGCAATTATAGCATTAAAATTAGCAGAAGGTATAATAACTGTTAGTGATGTTGAAAATATGTATAAAGAAAATCATGATGAAGAAGTATTTCCAATAGAGATGAAAGAAGCAGTAGGAGGAAAAAATGAAAATTAG